The following are from one region of the Phormidium sp. PBR-2020 genome:
- a CDS encoding AAA-like domain-containing protein, whose product MSQQHLRFSYHVGGSVPPESQTYVRRQADDDLLQGLLAGEFCYVFNARQMGKSSLRVQVMAQLREAGVMPGALDLTAIGTQQVNVEQWYGAIAAILSKQFQLKTNLRQWWRDRLELPPSARLGEFIEEVLLAETQQPLVILIDEIDSILALKFATDDFFALIRNCYNRRADNPAYQRLSFALFGVATPGELIADKNRTPFNVGRGIYLQGFKQQEATPLLEGLAAIFAQPIAALEHISYWTGGQPFLMQKLCQLLLNSYQTKSSLGRIEGQDTQPFIDSCVQEEILHHWEAQDEPEHLKTIRDRLLYDDKRVGELLSLYRQVWRSEQAPSEVSSIVAIECSAQMKLILSGIVEKRDGYLRVKNPIYYQVFNRDWVDEQLNRLRPYASLLNAWMESGYQDESRLLRGQALQEALDWTQDKDLGSSDYRYLTASQNLEQREIQKILDFESQERQRKLEHEKMQLSLEIEQNRNRRQRQLLGLVSAALFGSLIVGSSLFGTGRLRGDVMEPSHGENFID is encoded by the coding sequence ATGTCTCAACAGCATCTTCGGTTTTCCTATCATGTAGGTGGCAGTGTGCCTCCTGAGTCACAAACCTATGTGCGGCGACAGGCAGATGATGATCTGCTTCAGGGACTGCTGGCTGGAGAGTTTTGCTATGTCTTCAACGCCCGTCAGATGGGCAAATCCAGCCTACGGGTGCAGGTGATGGCCCAGTTACGGGAGGCGGGGGTGATGCCGGGGGCCTTGGATTTGACGGCCATTGGCACGCAACAGGTCAATGTGGAACAATGGTATGGGGCGATCGCCGCGATTCTCAGTAAACAGTTTCAGCTCAAAACTAATCTCCGACAATGGTGGCGCGATCGCCTGGAGTTACCACCATCGGCTCGTTTGGGAGAGTTTATTGAGGAAGTACTTTTGGCAGAAACGCAACAGCCCTTAGTGATTTTAATTGATGAAATTGACAGTATCCTGGCTTTAAAATTCGCCACCGATGATTTTTTTGCTCTAATTCGTAACTGTTACAATCGTCGTGCCGACAATCCTGCTTATCAGCGATTAAGTTTTGCCCTCTTTGGAGTTGCCACGCCTGGAGAATTGATTGCCGATAAGAATCGCACTCCTTTTAATGTGGGTCGAGGCATTTACCTCCAGGGATTTAAGCAGCAAGAAGCGACGCCTCTTCTGGAGGGATTAGCCGCAATATTTGCCCAACCGATAGCGGCATTAGAGCATATTTCATATTGGACAGGGGGACAACCCTTTCTGATGCAAAAACTCTGTCAATTACTGCTTAATTCCTATCAAACTAAATCTAGTTTAGGACGAATTGAAGGGCAGGACACACAACCATTTATTGATAGTTGCGTGCAGGAGGAAATTCTCCATCATTGGGAAGCCCAAGACGAACCGGAACATCTCAAAACCATTCGAGATCGCCTCCTCTATGACGACAAACGAGTGGGAGAATTGCTGAGTCTGTATCGTCAAGTGTGGCGCTCAGAACAGGCCCCCTCTGAGGTGTCCTCTATTGTGGCGATCGAATGCTCAGCACAAATGAAGTTGATTCTCTCGGGGATCGTGGAAAAACGGGATGGCTATCTGCGGGTCAAAAACCCCATCTACTATCAAGTGTTTAACCGAGATTGGGTGGATGAACAGCTCAATCGTCTGCGTCCCTATGCCTCCTTGCTCAATGCGTGGATGGAGTCAGGCTATCAGGATGAATCGCGATTATTACGGGGTCAAGCCCTACAAGAAGCCTTAGACTGGACTCAGGATAAAGACCTAGGAAGTTCAGACTATCGTTATCTCACCGCCAGCCAAAATTTAGAGCAACGAGAAATTCAGAAAATCCTTGATTTTGAATCCCAAGAACGTCAGCGAAAACTCGAACATGAAAAAATGCAACTCTCCCTAGAGATTGAACAAAATCGCAATCGTCGTCAGCGGCAACTCTTGGGATTAGTCAGTGCCGCCTTGTTCGGTTCGCTGATCGTGGGCAGTTCTCTATTTGGCACTGGTCGCTTAAGAGGTGATGTCATGGAACCCTCTCATGGTGAGAATTTCATAGATTGA
- a CDS encoding dienelactone hydrolase family protein → MSVSSAWVKVENDGLAIDAYLAQPTGDGPYPGIVVFQEIFGVNAHIREVTERIAAQGYVAIAPALYQRLEPGFEVGYSDEDLAKGREYKVQTKASELLGDTQACLDYLKGLPNTSDHFGCIGFCFGGHVAYLAATLPDIQVTASCYGAGIAQMCPGQDVGTTCDRTPAISGTIYAFFGTDDPLIPLDDVDTIERALQEHNIDHKVFRYDGATHGFLCDQRDSYHPEVAKQAWGEIWQLFGQLKD, encoded by the coding sequence ATGTCTGTATCATCTGCATGGGTTAAGGTCGAGAATGATGGGTTGGCCATTGATGCCTATCTGGCCCAGCCGACGGGGGATGGCCCCTATCCGGGAATTGTGGTGTTTCAGGAGATTTTTGGGGTCAATGCCCATATCCGGGAGGTGACGGAACGGATTGCGGCCCAGGGCTATGTGGCGATCGCACCCGCATTATACCAACGCCTCGAACCCGGATTCGAGGTCGGCTACAGTGACGAGGACTTAGCCAAGGGACGGGAGTACAAAGTCCAAACCAAGGCCAGCGAACTCCTCGGCGATACCCAAGCCTGTCTGGACTATCTCAAGGGATTGCCCAACACCAGCGACCATTTTGGCTGTATTGGCTTCTGTTTTGGCGGTCATGTGGCCTATCTCGCCGCCACCCTCCCCGATATTCAGGTAACGGCCTCCTGTTACGGGGCCGGGATTGCCCAGATGTGTCCCGGTCAGGACGTGGGGACCACCTGCGATCGCACCCCCGCCATCTCCGGCACAATATACGCCTTTTTCGGCACAGACGACCCCCTCATCCCCTTGGACGACGTTGACACCATCGAACGGGCATTGCAGGAGCATAACATCGACCATAAGGTATTCCGCTACGACGGAGCCACCCATGGCTTCCTCTGTGACCAGCGGGACAGTTACCATCCCGAAGTGGCCAAACAGGCCTGGGGCGAGATTTGGCAGTTGTTCGGTCAGTTGAAGGATTAA
- a CDS encoding S1 RNA-binding domain-containing protein has translation MTAQSRSNRDMPFSMEDFAKALEGHDTIPETGQLVTGKVFEHDANGVYVDIGGKSHGFLPLKEVSAELVTNLEEALPLNEEREFLVIRGANADGQVTLSIRQIEIKETWDKMAEFQESGETVEVEVTGTNRGGVVVDLRGLRGFIPRSHLVERHNLDALIGQHLTVTLLEVNADEDKLVCSHRQAAKASRMRYLVAGELVEGTVANIKPYGVFVELGGVTGLLHIKQISKARIPDLETLFEEGQPLKVIITEIDEWKNRISLSMKELESYPGEVLEKFQEVMDNAEERFSHHQAEDESPQTNQEGE, from the coding sequence ATGACTGCTCAATCTCGCTCTAATCGGGACATGCCGTTCTCTATGGAGGACTTCGCCAAAGCCCTGGAGGGCCACGATACGATTCCGGAAACGGGACAGTTGGTGACCGGAAAGGTGTTTGAACATGATGCCAATGGGGTGTATGTGGATATTGGCGGTAAGTCCCATGGCTTTTTGCCCCTCAAGGAAGTCTCGGCGGAGTTGGTGACGAACCTCGAAGAGGCCCTCCCCCTGAATGAGGAACGGGAGTTTCTGGTGATTCGTGGGGCCAACGCCGATGGACAAGTGACTCTCTCGATTCGTCAGATTGAGATTAAGGAAACTTGGGACAAGATGGCAGAATTCCAGGAGTCTGGGGAGACGGTTGAGGTTGAGGTCACGGGAACCAACCGAGGCGGTGTAGTGGTCGATTTGCGTGGCTTGCGCGGCTTTATCCCACGATCGCACCTCGTAGAACGCCATAACCTCGATGCCCTGATTGGCCAACATCTCACGGTGACATTGCTGGAGGTGAACGCCGATGAGGATAAGTTGGTTTGTTCCCACCGCCAGGCGGCCAAAGCCAGTCGGATGCGGTATCTCGTGGCCGGGGAGTTAGTCGAGGGAACCGTTGCCAACATTAAACCCTATGGGGTGTTCGTGGAACTCGGTGGCGTGACGGGACTGCTGCATATTAAACAGATTAGTAAGGCCCGGATTCCTGATTTAGAAACCCTGTTTGAAGAAGGACAACCCCTGAAGGTGATTATCACGGAGATTGATGAGTGGAAAAACCGCATCTCTCTGTCGATGAAGGAATTAGAAAGTTATCCCGGTGAGGTGTTGGAGAAATTCCAAGAGGTGATGGATAACGCCGAGGAACGGTTTAGTCATCATCAGGCGGAGGACGAGTCCCCGCAAACAAATCAGGAGGGCGAATAA
- a CDS encoding IS1 family transposase (programmed frameshift) encodes MRCPHCQSEQTVKNGSAIRSGQRQQRYKCRNCGKRFNERTGTPMARLRTAPELVAAAINVRSEGLGLRATGRCFDKSHTTIMGWEQRLAEQHPHWSPPAPEEGEVTLEGDEIYTRVGENLPPSQCQGWTLTFIERKSRYWVAAHAGNKDERLFTTGTEQTWQWAQAAEFIRWFTDGERRYGKALWTFASRFISKPSPHGTHYPWRKVWREGLEVAMKIKGSQGQPRVEWVKVEHPFTAISPADEVHANHNEAHNSALRRCCSAYRRRQNLYAKTVVGLQRVLEVQRLIYNWSRPHYSLGKKTTPAMAMGYCNRPISIYEILTMRGFHDITS; translated from the exons ATGAGATGTCCCCATTGCCAGAGTGAACAGACCGTGAAAAACGGCAGCGCCATCCGTAGCGGCCAACGGCAACAGCGCTACAAGTGTCGTAATTGTGGCAAACGGTTCAATGAGCGCACCGGTACACCGATGGCACGCTTACGCACCGCCCCCGAACTGGTAGCTGCCGCCATCAATGTCCGTAGTGAAGGCTTGGGCCTCCGGGCAACGGGACGTTGCTTTGACAAGTCTCACACCACAATAATGGGCTGGGAACAGCGCTTGGCCGAGCAACATCCGCACTGGTCTCCCCCGGCTCCCGAGGAGG GCGAGGTAACCCTAGAAGGGGATGAAATTTATACTCGCGTGGGCGAGAACCTCCCCCCCTCACAGTGCCAAGGGTGGACGCTGACCTTTATTGAGCGCAAGAGTCGTTACTGGGTTGCCGCTCACGCGGGTAACAAAGACGAGAGGCTATTCACGACCGGCACAGAACAGACCTGGCAATGGGCACAAGCGGCCGAGTTTATTCGTTGGTTCACAGACGGCGAACGACGCTATGGCAAAGCTCTATGGACTTTCGCTAGCCGCTTCATCTCGAAGCCGTCACCGCACGGCACGCACTACCCCTGGCGCAAGGTTTGGCGAGAAGGTCTCGAGGTGGCCATGAAAATCAAAGGTTCTCAAGGCCAGCCGCGAGTCGAATGGGTCAAGGTAGAACACCCGTTCACGGCCATCAGTCCGGCCGATGAGGTTCACGCCAATCACAATGAGGCCCATAACAGTGCTTTGAGACGATGTTGTAGTGCTTATCGCCGCCGACAAAATCTCTATGCCAAGACGGTGGTGGGTTTGCAGCGAGTCTTAGAGGTACAACGATTAATTTACAACTGGAGTCGCCCCCATTACAGTCTGGGGAAGAAAACTACCCCGGCTATGGCGATGGGATACTGCAATCGACCAATTTCAATCTATGAAATTCTCACCATGAGAGGGTTCCATGACATCACCTCTTAA
- a CDS encoding AAA-like domain-containing protein → MTTWPSQNLYQVGGSLPARSQTYVQRQADRELLQRLLNGEFCYVFNARQMGKSSLRVRVMAQLREAGVMPGALDLTAIGTQQVNVEQWYGAIAAILSKQFQLKTNLRQWWRDRLELPPPARLGEFIEEVLLAETQQPLVILIDEIDSILALKFATDDFFALIRSCYNRRADNPDYCRLSFALFGVTTPGELITDKNRTPFNVGRGISLQGFKRQEATHLGEGLAAMFAKPMAALEHSLYWTGGQPFLMQKLCQLLLESYQEQSSREKIGGQDIQPFIDSCVQEKILHHWEAQDEPEHLKTIRDRLLYDEKRVGELLSLYRQVWRSEQSPSEVPSIAAMESPTQTELILSGIVEKRDGYLRVKNPIYYQVFNRDWVDEQLNRLRPYASFLNAWIESNYQDESRLLRGQALQEALNWTQQKGLGDLDYRYLTASQDLEQREIQEKLERARLEEAEARLKIERQSVRRQRRLLAGLTVALVGAIALGMGMFRAYQQAAVSEVKAMMAASKGSFASNQQLDALIQALQARENYQQLQFIPPGESQDLNRQTQESLQRALYGNHQFHRLQAHSELSLGLDFSADGQFFATSSIDQTAKIWRRDGTLVQTLSHTSTVQSIKFSPDSQSLAVATFEGTIYIWSIDGTLEKTLKDHRAEVAEVAWSPDGRQLVSVGRDVKVRLWSVADGELLQVLEGHEAFSRTVDFHPQGHQFASLSVDGILKIWGTDGQLLQRFDEVDAPGLAIAYSPDGELIVAGYADHQVRLWHPERGLLKTLSHHEAEVTTVAFSPDGQRFASAGVDRELKIWSRQGTLLNQLKGHDSHLRRVAFSPEGTEVGSLGEDGMLNRWQVGNPFRQVLRGHGDVVWGADYLPQSSPLNPQFVTVSGLDVQLWDSQGERLNQWQQLNSRRFYSLAVHPQEPRLVAGTSGGEMIQVDLAAESTRSWQGDGVGIMALDYSPDGRWLVSGGVSFPLKVWTQDESGEYRLHHQLEGHRDQVWALRFSPDGSYFVSGSLDGVIKVWELGLDNDGGRSRFEATPRVTIDSQQGAIWGIAVSPDHQQIATTTRDGWLTIWNREGEAVTQVNVGQDQGLTRLDWSRDGRWLAVGRVDGKIDLYTPEGEFVISLVGHASEVLTLGFSPDGQGLISGGQDSVAIHWDLETILRTDLMEAGCDRIRDYLQHSQKRMGTEGLCKRFF, encoded by the coding sequence ATGACGACTTGGCCGTCCCAAAATCTCTATCAGGTGGGGGGAAGTTTACCCGCGCGATCGCAAACCTATGTGCAGCGGCAAGCGGATCGCGAGCTATTGCAAAGACTTCTCAATGGGGAGTTTTGTTATGTCTTCAACGCTCGCCAGATGGGCAAATCCAGCCTACGGGTGCGGGTGATGGCCCAGTTACGGGAGGCGGGGGTGATGCCGGGGGCCTTGGATTTGACGGCCATTGGCACGCAACAGGTCAATGTGGAACAATGGTATGGGGCGATCGCCGCGATTCTCAGTAAACAGTTTCAGCTCAAAACCAATCTCCGACAATGGTGGCGCGATCGCCTGGAGTTACCGCCGCCAGCTCGTTTAGGAGAGTTTATTGAGGAAGTACTTTTGGCAGAAACGCAACAGCCCTTAGTGATTTTAATTGATGAAATTGACAGTATTCTGGCTCTAAAATTCGCCACCGATGATTTTTTTGCTCTGATTCGTAGCTGCTACAATCGTCGTGCGGATAACCCGGACTATTGCCGTTTGAGTTTTGCTCTCTTTGGAGTCACCACGCCGGGAGAATTGATTACTGATAAAAATCGCACTCCTTTTAATGTGGGGCGAGGCATTTCTCTACAGGGATTTAAGCGGCAAGAAGCGACGCATCTTGGGGAAGGATTAGCCGCAATGTTTGCCAAGCCAATGGCGGCATTAGAGCATAGTTTGTATTGGACGGGGGGACAACCCTTTCTCATGCAAAAACTCTGTCAATTACTCCTCGAGTCCTATCAAGAACAGTCCTCTCGGGAGAAAATTGGCGGGCAGGACATACAACCATTTATTGATAGTTGTGTGCAGGAGAAAATCCTCCACCATTGGGAAGCCCAAGACGAACCGGAACATCTCAAAACCATTCGCGATCGCCTCCTCTATGACGAAAAACGAGTGGGAGAATTGCTCAGTCTCTATCGTCAAGTGTGGCGCTCAGAACAGTCTCCCTCAGAAGTGCCTTCCATTGCGGCCATGGAATCTCCCACCCAAACGGAGTTGATTCTCTCGGGGATCGTGGAAAAACGAGATGGCTATCTGCGGGTCAAAAACCCAATTTACTATCAAGTGTTTAACCGAGATTGGGTGGATGAACAGCTCAATCGTCTGCGTCCCTATGCCTCGTTTCTCAATGCTTGGATTGAGTCCAACTATCAAGATGAATCGCGATTATTACGGGGTCAAGCCCTACAAGAAGCCTTAAACTGGACGCAACAGAAAGGCTTAGGGGATTTAGACTATCGCTATCTTACCGCAAGTCAAGACCTGGAACAGCGAGAAATTCAAGAAAAACTTGAACGTGCGCGGTTAGAAGAAGCTGAAGCGCGGCTGAAGATTGAGCGGCAAAGCGTGCGCCGTCAACGTCGCTTGCTAGCGGGGTTAACGGTGGCCTTAGTGGGGGCGATCGCCCTGGGAATGGGGATGTTCCGCGCCTATCAACAGGCGGCGGTGAGTGAAGTTAAGGCGATGATGGCCGCATCGAAAGGGAGTTTTGCCTCGAATCAGCAACTCGACGCCCTCATTCAAGCCTTGCAAGCGCGAGAGAACTATCAACAACTCCAGTTTATTCCCCCTGGGGAGAGCCAGGACTTAAACCGACAGACTCAGGAAAGCTTACAACGGGCCCTCTATGGCAATCATCAGTTTCACCGCCTTCAGGCCCACAGCGAGTTAAGCTTGGGCTTAGATTTCAGTGCTGACGGTCAATTCTTCGCCACCTCAAGCATTGACCAAACGGCTAAAATTTGGCGGCGAGATGGAACCCTTGTCCAGACTCTCTCCCATACCTCAACGGTACAAAGCATCAAATTTAGCCCCGACAGTCAATCCTTAGCGGTGGCCACCTTTGAGGGGACGATTTACATTTGGTCAATCGACGGCACTCTGGAGAAGACCCTGAAGGATCATCGTGCCGAAGTGGCCGAGGTGGCCTGGAGTCCGGATGGTCGTCAACTGGTATCCGTGGGCCGGGATGTGAAGGTACGATTATGGTCTGTTGCAGATGGAGAACTGTTACAGGTCCTAGAGGGCCATGAAGCCTTCTCGCGAACCGTGGATTTTCATCCCCAGGGCCATCAGTTCGCCTCCCTGAGTGTGGATGGAATCTTAAAAATCTGGGGAACCGATGGCCAGTTATTGCAACGCTTTGACGAGGTGGATGCACCGGGGTTGGCGATCGCCTACAGTCCCGATGGCGAGCTGATCGTCGCCGGGTACGCGGATCATCAAGTCCGTCTATGGCATCCTGAACGGGGTTTGCTTAAAACTCTCAGTCATCATGAGGCGGAAGTCACCACAGTCGCCTTTAGTCCTGATGGCCAGCGGTTTGCCTCGGCTGGGGTTGATCGGGAACTGAAGATTTGGTCTCGTCAGGGAACGCTGTTAAACCAGTTAAAGGGACACGATAGCCATTTGCGGCGTGTCGCCTTTAGTCCGGAGGGCACTGAGGTGGGGAGTTTAGGGGAAGATGGGATGTTGAATCGATGGCAGGTGGGAAATCCCTTTCGTCAGGTGTTACGGGGCCATGGAGATGTGGTTTGGGGAGCGGACTATCTGCCTCAATCCTCGCCTCTCAATCCACAATTTGTCACCGTTTCCGGGTTAGATGTTCAGCTTTGGGACTCCCAAGGAGAGAGGCTCAATCAGTGGCAACAGTTAAATTCCCGACGTTTCTATAGTTTAGCGGTTCATCCCCAAGAGCCACGGCTTGTGGCAGGAACCTCGGGGGGAGAGATGATACAGGTGGATTTGGCGGCGGAGTCCACTCGCTCTTGGCAAGGGGATGGGGTGGGAATTATGGCGTTGGATTATAGTCCCGATGGACGCTGGTTGGTCTCCGGTGGGGTCTCGTTTCCCCTGAAGGTCTGGACTCAGGATGAGTCTGGGGAGTACCGGCTACACCATCAACTCGAAGGACATCGGGATCAGGTTTGGGCCTTGAGGTTTAGTCCTGATGGGTCCTATTTCGTCTCGGGGAGTCTCGATGGGGTGATTAAAGTCTGGGAGTTGGGGTTAGACAACGATGGGGGCCGGTCTCGCTTCGAGGCAACGCCAAGGGTCACGATTGATAGTCAACAGGGGGCAATTTGGGGGATTGCGGTGAGTCCTGACCATCAACAGATTGCGACCACTACTCGCGATGGCTGGTTGACGATTTGGAATCGAGAGGGGGAGGCCGTGACACAGGTGAATGTGGGTCAAGACCAGGGATTAACGCGCCTAGATTGGAGTCGGGATGGTCGTTGGCTGGCGGTGGGCCGGGTGGATGGCAAGATTGACCTTTATACCCCGGAGGGAGAGTTTGTCATCAGCTTGGTGGGTCATGCGTCGGAGGTGCTGACTCTGGGGTTTAGTCCTGATGGTCAGGGGTTGATTTCTGGGGGCCAGGATAGTGTGGCGATTCACTGGGATTTAGAGACGATTCTCAGGACGGATTTGATGGAGGCTGGCTGCGATCGCATTCGGGATTATTTGCAGCATTCGCAGAAGCGGATGGGGACTGAGGGGTTATGTAAACGGTTCTTTTGA
- the rsmI gene encoding 16S rRNA (cytidine(1402)-2'-O)-methyltransferase: MAGLYLVGTPIGNLQDMTLRAIQTLKEVDLIAAEDTRHTGKLLQHFQVDTPLISYHHHNRHERLGELLSRLQGGTAIALVTDAGMPGISDPGYELVQACAAAGIQVTPIPGVSACVTAVSVAGIEGDRFCFEGFLPIKGKERQERLEQLQNEPRLLVFYEAPHRLRQTLEDLQTVLGEERPVTLGRELTKRFEEIWRGTLAGAIAHYQNHDPKGEYTLVIGGCPSPSRQFSEAALKSELQALMEQGHSRSQASRLLAQSTPLSRRDIYQIALTLTD; encoded by the coding sequence ATGGCTGGTTTATATCTGGTGGGAACGCCAATTGGCAATTTGCAGGATATGACCTTGCGGGCCATCCAAACCCTGAAGGAGGTGGATTTGATTGCAGCGGAGGATACCCGTCATACGGGGAAACTGTTGCAGCATTTCCAGGTTGACACGCCCCTGATCAGTTATCACCACCATAACCGCCATGAGCGGTTGGGGGAGTTGCTGTCTCGCCTTCAGGGAGGGACGGCGATCGCCCTCGTGACGGATGCGGGAATGCCAGGGATTTCTGATCCGGGGTATGAACTCGTCCAGGCCTGTGCAGCGGCCGGGATTCAGGTGACTCCCATTCCGGGGGTAAGTGCCTGTGTGACAGCGGTGAGTGTAGCCGGGATTGAGGGCGATCGCTTCTGTTTTGAAGGCTTCCTCCCCATCAAAGGCAAAGAACGCCAGGAACGCCTGGAACAATTGCAGAATGAACCGCGATTGCTGGTGTTCTATGAAGCCCCCCATCGGCTGCGACAGACTCTCGAAGATTTACAAACCGTCTTGGGAGAAGAACGTCCCGTTACCCTGGGCCGGGAATTGACGAAACGCTTTGAGGAGATTTGGCGGGGAACCTTGGCCGGGGCGATCGCCCATTACCAAAACCATGACCCCAAAGGGGAATATACCCTGGTGATTGGCGGCTGTCCCTCCCCCAGTCGTCAATTCTCCGAAGCCGCCCTAAAATCAGAACTACAGGCCCTGATGGAACAGGGGCACTCGCGATCGCAGGCCAGCCGTCTCCTGGCACAATCGACCCCTCTATCGCGTCGTGATATCTATCAAATTGCCTTAACCTTGACGGATTAG
- the lnt gene encoding apolipoprotein N-acyltransferase, with the protein MGCTVAPFEWWGLGWFALAPLWWLIGQKNTPAWWLGAAWGAGFHGTAIFWITGVHPMTWMGVPWLASLAIAIACWLIIILWGGLLVALWAYFQQWSPKAWGPRILIGVASWCLLEVLWRSLPLWWSSLSYTQSPHNLPILHLGQLSGTTTITAVLVAVNGCWAAAFDSFDLSRKQVRLPAIFAALLIWGVAQGLGGYLYSRPLNDDPEQSLTVGIIQGNIPNEIKLYAEGLRQALEGYTRGYEELSDAGVDVVMTPETALPVLWDADRLQYSNSPAGHFYQAIRDRGVPAWLGTSRGTPSHYTNSLLSLTGTGETLSYYDKAILVPLGEYIPFESVLGGVISRLSPLQAQMIPGSGDQLLQTPFGPAIVSICYESAFPQHLQAQAQRGGEFFLSAANNAHYAPSMPRQHHAQDVMRAIELDRWAVRATNTGHSAFVTPHGETLWISEMNQYATHIEKIYRRQRQTLYVRWGDWLVWLLILASLPSLWPRSKEPFT; encoded by the coding sequence ATGGGCTGTACCGTGGCCCCCTTTGAATGGTGGGGCCTGGGATGGTTCGCCCTGGCCCCTCTCTGGTGGCTGATTGGGCAAAAAAATACTCCCGCTTGGTGGTTGGGGGCCGCTTGGGGTGCGGGATTTCATGGAACTGCCATTTTTTGGATTACCGGGGTTCATCCCATGACTTGGATGGGGGTTCCTTGGTTGGCCAGTCTAGCCATTGCGATCGCCTGTTGGCTGATTATCATCCTCTGGGGTGGCCTCTTAGTCGCACTCTGGGCCTATTTCCAGCAATGGAGTCCCAAAGCGTGGGGGCCGAGGATTCTCATCGGTGTGGCCAGTTGGTGTCTCTTGGAAGTGCTGTGGCGATCGCTCCCCCTCTGGTGGTCTTCTCTATCCTATACTCAAAGTCCCCATAATTTGCCCATTTTACACCTGGGGCAACTCTCGGGAACCACCACCATTACCGCTGTCCTGGTGGCTGTTAACGGCTGTTGGGCGGCAGCGTTTGACTCATTTGACCTGTCCCGCAAACAGGTTCGTCTCCCGGCGATTTTTGCAGCCCTGCTAATTTGGGGAGTTGCCCAGGGACTGGGGGGCTATCTCTACAGCCGTCCCCTCAATGATGACCCCGAACAGAGTCTGACTGTGGGAATTATCCAGGGCAATATCCCCAACGAAATTAAACTCTATGCTGAAGGTTTACGACAAGCCCTCGAAGGCTATACCCGAGGCTATGAAGAACTCAGTGATGCTGGGGTGGATGTGGTGATGACCCCAGAGACCGCGTTACCCGTCTTGTGGGATGCAGATCGCCTCCAATATAGTAATAGTCCCGCTGGGCATTTCTATCAAGCTATTCGCGATCGCGGCGTTCCGGCCTGGCTGGGAACCTCACGGGGAACCCCAAGCCACTACACCAATAGCCTGTTAAGCCTCACGGGAACTGGGGAAACCTTGAGTTATTACGACAAAGCCATTCTCGTCCCCCTTGGGGAATATATCCCCTTTGAGTCGGTCTTAGGAGGAGTTATTAGTCGTCTGTCTCCCCTACAGGCTCAGATGATACCCGGTTCCGGGGACCAACTCCTACAGACTCCCTTCGGACCCGCCATTGTCAGCATTTGCTACGAATCCGCCTTTCCGCAGCATCTCCAAGCCCAGGCCCAGCGAGGAGGTGAATTTTTCCTCAGTGCCGCCAATAATGCCCATTATGCCCCCTCAATGCCTCGCCAACACCATGCCCAGGATGTCATGCGGGCGATTGAACTCGATCGCTGGGCCGTCCGGGCCACCAATACCGGCCATTCCGCCTTTGTCACCCCTCATGGTGAGACGCTTTGGATCTCCGAGATGAACCAGTACGCCACCCACATCGAGAAGATTTATCGCCGCCAACGTCAAACCCTCTATGTGCGTTGGGGAGATTGGCTAGTTTGGCTCTTAATCCTGGCGAGTCTCCCCAGTCTCTGGCCTCGCTCAAAAGAACCGTTTACATAA
- a CDS encoding PIN domain-containing protein encodes MTETVRLCLDLNIWCAYLLASAKGRQGSACQSLVEIVRQRYCAIGSVELVISWGMLNRLQQVLEDQSKFRGLPDTAAAYVNAIQNYGQFSPSLTLGGTGIIPIQDVEDRHVLETALAGRATALVTANFKDFIAQDLQVIIPNRHGIYRSPRHHFHVVHPYLMIQWLNDQHIPPVEPLS; translated from the coding sequence ATGACTGAGACGGTGCGATTATGTTTAGATCTTAATATCTGGTGTGCCTATCTACTCGCTTCTGCAAAAGGTCGTCAAGGCTCGGCTTGTCAAAGTTTAGTGGAGATTGTTCGGCAAAGATATTGTGCTATTGGTTCTGTGGAATTAGTCATTTCTTGGGGAATGCTTAACCGTTTGCAACAGGTTTTAGAAGACCAGTCCAAATTTAGAGGATTACCGGACACGGCTGCTGCTTACGTGAATGCAATTCAGAATTATGGTCAGTTTAGTCCAAGTTTAACCTTAGGTGGAACTGGAATTATTCCTATTCAGGATGTCGAAGACCGACATGTTTTAGAAACGGCTTTAGCCGGTCGAGCAACTGCACTGGTAACAGCCAATTTCAAAGACTTTATAGCTCAAGATTTACAAGTCATTATCCCGAACCGACATGGTATTTACCGGTCTCCTCGCCATCATTTTCATGTTGTTCATCCTTATCTGATGATTCAATGGCTCAATGACCAACATATCCCACCAGTTGAACCCTTGTCCTGA